Below is a window of Thermoplasmata archaeon DNA.
TCGATCCAGTTGCCGTCCGGGTCCCGGGCGTAGATGATGTTCTCGTATCGCTCCCGGATGCGCGCGACGATCGGGAGTCCCTGGCGCCGCAGGCGGCGCTCACAGGCCGCGACGTCCGACACGCGGAAGCCGAGGTGGTCGAATTCCGAGCCCCGACGGAACGGCTCGAAGAATCGGGTCCTGCGCGGGTAGAAGTTGAGCTCGAGCCGCTGGGCGGCACCGGGGAACGACAGGTGCACCCAGCGTCCGCCGTGCTCCATGCGGCCGCGGCGGTGGACCCGAAAGCCAAGCCGCCGGTAGAATCGAAGCGACCGCGGCAGATCGCGGACGCGAAGGCCGGCGTAAACGAACTGCACCTTCAATCGCGGCACGACCGCGCGAGAGCTCCAGCGTCCCATAACCCTGAGCGCTCGCCGCCGCGGACGCCCGTCACGGGAACTGCCCCGGCGCGACGGGTAAATACGGAGGCCCGGTCGGCGCGCGGTGACCGACGCACCGAGCGCACCGGTCGCGCTCTTCGCACGCGACGAGGGAAAGGGTGCCCCCCTGCTGCTGCTCCACACGGTCGGCGGGAGCCACGCCGTCTGGGACGGGGTGCTTCCGGTCCTTGCCCGCGACCTTCGGGTCCTGGCGCCG
It encodes the following:
- a CDS encoding VOC family protein → MGRWSSRAVVPRLKVQFVYAGLRVRDLPRSLRFYRRLGFRVHRRGRMEHGGRWVHLSFPGAAQRLELNFYPRRTRFFEPFRRGSEFDHLGFRVSDVAACERRLRRQGLPIVARIRERYENIIYARDPDGNWIEFFGPVPD